Proteins from one Listeria innocua genomic window:
- a CDS encoding ATP-binding cassette domain-containing protein, with product MVQEYIRLRGARENNLQNISLDIPKRKITIFTGVSGSGKSSIVFETIATESQRQLNETYSAYLRNFLPKYTQPDADSIENLSTSVIIDQKRLGGNSRSTLGTITDINSILRLLFSRVGKPSIGTANLFSFNDPAGMCPDCHGVGQKVSVDLVKLLDPNKSLKEGAILFPTFSVDSWYWNSYAYSGFFDVNKKIKDYTEEEYNMLLNGKDVKVFLETPMGSMNATYEGLFPKFNRLYIQKEGEMSASTKKRVDKFTHIAPCTTCEGTRLSKEALSCKINGANIADYTAMQLDELKETLTSIKDQVAAPMVKSVTERVQHLIDIGLGYMTLDRQTASLSGGESQRVKMIRHLNSSLTDLLYIFDEPSIGLHPRDVHRLSDLLVKLRDKGNTILVVEHDPDVIKIADHIVDVGPHAGKHGGEIQFVGSYPDLLKSDTLTGRFLNRHLPINDKPRAPKGFLSTKKSSRFNLKDIQATIPKEVLTVITGVAGSGKSTLIHSVFLKEYPDAIVIDQSAAHANIRSNPATYTGIMDSIRKAFGKENDVSPSLFSYNSKGACENCKGLGFTTMDLAFMDSIRTPCEVCHGKRFQDSVLQYKLDGKSISDVLELTVSEALEFFTDKKILKKITAMEEVGIGYVTLGQALSTLSGGECQRLKLANELHKKGSIYIMDEPTTGLHMSDIEHILSIIHSLVNKGNTVIVIEHNVDIIRNADWIIDLGPEGGSSGGQILFEGAPLDLLKNKQSLTAKYL from the coding sequence ATCTTCTATTGTATTTGAAACTATTGCCACAGAATCGCAAAGACAGCTAAACGAAACATACAGCGCTTATCTTCGTAATTTCCTACCGAAGTATACGCAACCGGACGCAGATTCAATTGAGAACCTCTCCACCTCTGTTATTATTGATCAAAAACGACTTGGCGGTAACTCCCGCTCCACCCTTGGTACCATCACAGATATTAATTCCATTTTGCGCTTACTTTTCTCGCGTGTTGGAAAACCTAGTATCGGTACAGCAAATCTATTTTCATTTAATGATCCTGCTGGCATGTGCCCTGACTGCCATGGTGTTGGTCAAAAAGTATCCGTTGATCTAGTCAAATTACTCGATCCAAATAAATCACTTAAAGAAGGCGCCATCTTATTTCCGACGTTTTCAGTAGACTCATGGTACTGGAATTCCTATGCTTATTCCGGCTTTTTTGATGTGAACAAAAAAATAAAAGATTATACCGAAGAAGAATACAACATGCTTTTAAATGGGAAAGATGTGAAAGTCTTTTTAGAAACACCAATGGGTAGCATGAACGCAACATACGAGGGCTTATTCCCTAAATTCAATCGGCTTTACATTCAAAAAGAAGGCGAAATGTCTGCTTCTACTAAAAAACGAGTAGATAAATTCACTCATATTGCCCCTTGCACAACTTGCGAAGGTACGAGACTTTCGAAAGAAGCACTATCTTGTAAAATAAACGGCGCGAATATTGCTGACTATACCGCGATGCAGTTAGATGAACTCAAAGAAACACTTACTAGCATAAAAGACCAAGTAGCAGCTCCGATGGTCAAAAGTGTAACAGAACGAGTGCAACATTTAATTGATATTGGGCTTGGTTATATGACACTAGACCGGCAAACAGCTTCTCTTTCTGGCGGGGAGTCACAACGCGTCAAGATGATTCGTCATTTGAACAGTAGCTTAACTGATTTGCTTTACATTTTCGATGAGCCAAGTATCGGCCTCCATCCTCGTGATGTTCATCGTTTAAGTGACTTACTCGTTAAATTACGTGATAAAGGAAATACGATTCTCGTCGTCGAACATGATCCGGATGTAATCAAAATTGCCGATCATATTGTCGACGTAGGTCCGCACGCTGGAAAACATGGCGGTGAGATTCAGTTCGTTGGAAGTTACCCAGATTTACTCAAGTCGGATACTTTAACAGGCCGGTTCCTCAATCGCCACTTGCCAATTAATGATAAACCACGCGCACCAAAAGGCTTTTTATCTACTAAAAAAAGCAGTCGTTTTAACTTAAAAGATATTCAAGCTACTATTCCAAAAGAAGTACTTACAGTGATAACTGGTGTGGCAGGTTCTGGGAAGAGTACATTAATTCATTCTGTTTTCCTAAAAGAATATCCAGATGCCATTGTTATTGACCAGTCCGCTGCTCATGCGAATATCCGCTCCAATCCAGCAACCTATACGGGCATTATGGATTCAATCAGAAAAGCATTCGGAAAAGAAAACGATGTGAGCCCTTCACTATTTAGTTATAATTCTAAAGGTGCCTGCGAAAACTGTAAGGGACTTGGCTTTACAACAATGGATTTAGCTTTTATGGACTCGATTCGTACACCTTGTGAAGTCTGTCATGGCAAACGATTCCAAGATTCCGTTTTACAGTATAAGCTTGATGGAAAATCGATTAGTGATGTATTAGAATTAACCGTTTCAGAAGCCCTTGAATTCTTTACAGATAAAAAAATCTTGAAGAAAATTACGGCAATGGAAGAAGTTGGAATTGGCTATGTTACACTGGGCCAAGCACTTAGCACACTTTCTGGCGGAGAATGCCAACGCTTAAAACTTGCCAATGAGCTCCATAAAAAAGGATCCATTTACATTATGGATGAACCAACAACTGGGCTTCATATGTCAGACATTGAACACATTCTGTCTATTATTCACTCTCTTGTAAATAAGGGAAATACGGTGATTGTGATTGAACATAATGTTGATATTATTCGAAATGCTGACTGGATTATCGACCTTGGTCCAGAAGGCGGAAGTTCAGGTGGGCAAATTCTATTTGAAGGCGCGCCACTCGATTTATTAAAAAACAAACAATCGTTAACTGCGAAATATCTTTAA
- a CDS encoding SepM family pheromone-processing serine protease produces the protein MRKEWKKITAIVLLIIIIAGFFIPVPYYISKPGGTEELAPLVTVDDHPNKKDGSLSLVTIAMGKANIYTYMTAKFLPYHELEKDSDIKYDNETDEEYNVRQMQMMNESKNNAIQVAYKAADQKVKVTYDGVYVLSVKEDVPAAGILHAGDLITEIDGQSFKSSQEFIDYIHSKKVGDTVKIKYKHGNKNEEASIKLTAIDKKGTPGIGITLVDDEKITADPTVKIDSEKIGGPSAGLMFSLEIYSRFQKNDLTDGKKIAGTGTIDPDGTVGRIGGIDQKVVAADKSGAKIFFAPKDPITKEMKKSDPSIESNYDTAVKTAKDIDSKMKIVPVKTFQDAVDYLEKLQ, from the coding sequence ATGCGTAAAGAGTGGAAAAAAATAACGGCGATAGTGCTGTTAATCATTATTATAGCGGGCTTTTTTATTCCGGTTCCGTATTATATTTCAAAACCTGGTGGAACGGAAGAACTTGCACCACTCGTTACGGTAGATGACCATCCAAATAAAAAAGACGGTTCACTCAGCCTAGTTACGATTGCAATGGGAAAAGCTAATATTTATACATATATGACAGCTAAATTCCTGCCATATCATGAATTAGAAAAAGACAGTGACATTAAATACGACAACGAAACTGATGAAGAATACAACGTTCGCCAAATGCAAATGATGAACGAATCAAAAAACAATGCCATCCAAGTCGCATATAAAGCAGCGGACCAAAAAGTCAAAGTTACTTATGATGGTGTATACGTATTAAGTGTAAAAGAGGACGTCCCAGCAGCAGGTATCCTTCATGCGGGAGATTTAATTACTGAAATTGACGGACAATCTTTTAAATCAAGCCAAGAATTTATTGACTACATTCACAGCAAAAAAGTGGGTGACACTGTCAAAATCAAATACAAACATGGCAATAAAAATGAAGAAGCAAGTATTAAACTAACAGCTATCGATAAAAAAGGCACGCCAGGAATTGGTATCACACTAGTGGATGATGAAAAAATCACTGCAGACCCAACTGTGAAAATCGACTCTGAAAAAATCGGCGGACCATCTGCTGGTTTAATGTTCAGTCTAGAAATTTACAGTCGCTTCCAAAAAAATGATTTAACAGATGGCAAAAAAATCGCTGGAACTGGAACGATTGATCCTGATGGAACTGTAGGAAGAATTGGTGGAATTGACCAAAAAGTTGTCGCAGCAGATAAAAGTGGCGCGAAAATCTTCTTTGCTCCGAAAGATCCAATTACAAAAGAAATGAAAAAAAGCGATCCAAGCATTGAAAGCAATTACGATACAGCAGTTAAAACAGCGAAAGACATTGACTCTAAAATGAAAATTGTCCCAGTGAAAACATTCCAAGATGCTGTTGATTATTTAGAAAAACTACAATAA
- the coaD gene encoding pantetheine-phosphate adenylyltransferase — protein sequence MGNKIAVIPGTFDPITNGHLDIIERAAKIFDVLYVSVLNNSSKKPLFTVEERMEMIKQVTAHLPNVHVESASGLTVDYAAKRGATAIVRGLRAVSDFEYEMQIASMNRTLNADIETFFVMTNTKYSFLSSSMVKEVAQYQGDIRELVPEVVNKAVKAKFNK from the coding sequence ATGGGAAACAAAATTGCTGTTATTCCCGGAACATTTGACCCAATTACAAATGGACATTTAGATATTATTGAACGTGCAGCGAAAATATTCGATGTACTTTACGTATCCGTTTTAAATAATTCATCTAAAAAACCACTTTTTACCGTAGAAGAGCGAATGGAAATGATTAAACAAGTAACGGCTCATTTACCAAATGTTCACGTGGAAAGTGCGAGTGGATTAACAGTTGATTATGCTGCTAAACGCGGGGCTACTGCTATTGTCAGAGGACTCAGAGCAGTAAGTGATTTTGAGTACGAGATGCAAATAGCTTCGATGAACCGCACACTTAATGCAGACATTGAAACTTTTTTTGTTATGACTAATACGAAATACTCGTTTTTAAGTTCAAGTATGGTAAAAGAAGTGGCGCAGTATCAAGGTGATATTCGTGAACTTGTACCTGAAGTCGTAAACAAAGCGGTAAAAGCAAAATTCAATAAGTAG
- the rsmD gene encoding 16S rRNA (guanine(966)-N(2))-methyltransferase RsmD: MRVIAGERKGHALKAVPGNNTRPTTDKVKESLFSIIGPFFDGDIVLDLFAGSGGLGIEALSRGAERAVFIDQATLAIKTIRQNIEGCHFTERAEVYRNDAERALKLLHKNEWKFDLVFLDPPYKKQQLEKLLIALEKLELVSENGRIVCEHDKEAVMPDTIGKFEKIKSVSYGITVLSIFEFQEA, from the coding sequence ATGAGAGTCATTGCAGGAGAACGAAAAGGACACGCTTTAAAAGCTGTTCCAGGAAACAATACAAGACCAACTACAGATAAAGTAAAAGAATCCTTATTTTCGATTATCGGTCCATTTTTTGATGGCGATATTGTTCTCGACTTATTTGCCGGAAGTGGCGGACTTGGAATCGAAGCACTGAGTCGAGGTGCGGAGCGCGCAGTTTTTATTGACCAAGCGACACTAGCAATTAAAACAATTCGTCAAAATATTGAAGGTTGCCATTTCACAGAGCGCGCAGAAGTATACCGAAATGACGCCGAACGAGCACTCAAATTGCTTCATAAAAACGAGTGGAAATTTGACCTTGTATTTTTAGACCCGCCCTATAAAAAACAACAACTAGAAAAATTACTTATAGCCTTAGAAAAATTAGAGCTAGTTAGTGAAAATGGAAGAATTGTTTGCGAGCATGATAAAGAAGCAGTAATGCCAGATACAATTGGTAAATTTGAGAAAATCAAATCGGTTTCTTACGGAATTACTGTTTTATCCATATTTGAATTTCAGGAGGCGTAG
- a CDS encoding YlbG family protein: MENDRQAIVVWMNHLKQVRSLKRFGNVHYVSRKLKYAVLYCDMAEVEDISNKVSRFHYVKRVEMSFRPFLKTEYESKKEMMYEHKNEDVQISI; the protein is encoded by the coding sequence ATGGAAAATGATAGACAAGCTATCGTCGTTTGGATGAATCATCTTAAACAAGTTAGATCTTTGAAGCGATTTGGAAATGTTCATTATGTATCGCGCAAGTTGAAATATGCGGTATTATATTGTGATATGGCCGAAGTAGAAGATATCTCTAACAAAGTTTCTCGTTTTCATTATGTGAAACGCGTGGAAATGTCTTTCCGTCCGTTCTTAAAAACAGAATACGAATCCAAAAAAGAAATGATGTACGAACATAAAAACGAAGATGTGCAAATCAGTATTTAA
- a CDS encoding YlbF family regulator: MLATMENMALLDLSDELASMILDSEEAQNYKHTRQVLLDDANSQKNIRQFIRIKEQYEEVQRFGRYHPDYKEVTRKTRAYKREVDMDQNVAAFRRAEMDLQSLLDEISLLLASAVSENIKVPTGNPFFETKSACSTGGCGSGGGCGCSA, encoded by the coding sequence TTGCTCGCTACAATGGAAAATATGGCGCTACTCGATTTATCAGATGAGCTTGCTAGCATGATTCTAGACTCCGAAGAAGCACAGAATTATAAGCATACTAGACAAGTATTACTAGATGACGCCAATTCACAAAAAAATATTCGTCAGTTTATACGAATAAAAGAACAATATGAGGAAGTACAACGGTTCGGCCGGTATCATCCTGATTATAAAGAAGTAACCAGAAAGACTCGTGCTTATAAACGCGAAGTCGATATGGATCAAAATGTGGCAGCTTTTCGCCGGGCAGAGATGGATTTACAATCTCTCTTGGACGAAATCAGTTTGCTTCTCGCAAGTGCAGTTTCAGAAAATATCAAAGTACCAACCGGTAATCCATTTTTTGAAACAAAATCTGCTTGTTCTACAGGTGGATGTGGCAGCGGGGGAGGCTGCGGTTGTTCAGCGTAA
- a CDS encoding CAP domain-containing protein, protein MKFIMRVAVLLIICLFIGYNTDLFFSKSVEKNTAEDTATKSDFPDDKKTTNENPKQVQDSSSLARFINKNVSELKKEFGDPVRVDKTAYGYDNYVYSQPGTSYMLVGVTNNVVQTIYALGQDLNVMPYSIGMSTEKVFTDANLQSEISFNYKDSYYKFELSEEDLNARPIVNIGSGVYAQLNFDKFKSKLVSVRYLNKLAFIKMRPYELSYQGEIYEEKLSQEDWNAIDQASSKQVLEITNVIRDRYGIEEVAWDEEVAKVAYGHSVDMKKNDYFDHTSPTQGDLSKRLSAGNVKYTKAGENIAYNYIDSAAAVEGWLNSKGHRENLLDGSYTYMGAGTYQKYYTQNFIIK, encoded by the coding sequence GTGAAGTTTATTATGCGAGTAGCTGTGCTATTAATCATTTGCCTGTTCATTGGATATAACACAGATCTTTTTTTTAGTAAATCAGTTGAAAAAAATACGGCCGAAGATACTGCTACAAAATCCGATTTTCCTGATGATAAAAAAACAACAAATGAAAATCCGAAACAAGTGCAAGATAGTTCTAGCTTGGCGAGGTTTATAAATAAAAACGTAAGCGAGTTGAAAAAAGAATTTGGCGACCCGGTGCGTGTTGATAAAACAGCATACGGTTATGATAATTACGTTTACAGTCAACCAGGAACTAGTTACATGTTAGTTGGAGTGACAAATAATGTCGTTCAAACTATTTATGCGCTCGGACAAGATTTAAATGTCATGCCTTATTCAATCGGAATGTCGACAGAAAAAGTATTTACTGACGCGAATTTACAATCAGAAATATCTTTTAATTACAAAGATAGCTATTATAAATTCGAACTTTCCGAAGAAGATTTAAATGCTCGACCAATTGTTAATATCGGAAGTGGCGTGTATGCGCAACTAAATTTTGATAAATTTAAGTCAAAACTAGTTAGTGTCCGCTACTTGAATAAATTAGCTTTCATAAAAATGCGACCTTATGAATTATCTTATCAAGGCGAAATTTATGAAGAGAAATTATCTCAAGAAGATTGGAATGCGATTGACCAAGCTTCTAGCAAACAAGTGTTAGAAATTACAAACGTCATTCGCGACCGCTACGGTATAGAAGAAGTGGCGTGGGATGAGGAAGTCGCAAAAGTCGCCTATGGTCATAGTGTCGATATGAAGAAAAATGATTATTTTGATCATACTTCACCGACGCAAGGGGATTTAAGCAAGCGATTAAGTGCCGGTAATGTAAAATATACTAAAGCGGGCGAAAACATCGCTTACAACTATATAGACAGTGCCGCAGCTGTTGAAGGTTGGCTTAACTCTAAAGGACATAGAGAAAACTTACTAGATGGTTCTTATACTTATATGGGTGCGGGAACTTATCAGAAGTACTATACGCAAAATTTTATTATTAAATAA
- the cyoE gene encoding heme o synthase: MNQIEKTGELTSSRFTVRDFTELVKIGIVNSNTITAFTGMWLAFQLNGISFIQNVDVIFFTIVGSALIVAASGAFNNVIDRDIDGIMERTKNRPTMTGKISGKRALMVALVLGVVGTIMLFMTTWQAGVLGVIGVFLYVVVYSLYAKRKLVSNTVIGSFSGAVPPLIGWFAVEPSFSIVPIMLFLVMFCWQPPHFYAIAIKRKEEYAAAGIPMLPVVKGIERTKKSMFFWVILLTVLPFFMFDLGLVYVILATLLNIGWLALSIYGFKMDDSIKWAKWMFVYSLNYMTILFVAMVVISIFL, encoded by the coding sequence TTGAATCAGATAGAAAAGACTGGGGAGTTAACTTCGAGTAGATTTACTGTCCGTGATTTTACCGAGCTTGTGAAAATCGGAATCGTTAATTCGAATACGATTACTGCTTTTACAGGTATGTGGCTAGCCTTTCAGTTAAATGGAATTTCTTTTATTCAAAATGTAGATGTAATATTTTTCACTATCGTCGGTTCGGCACTTATTGTCGCTGCTTCGGGCGCTTTTAACAATGTCATTGACCGTGATATTGACGGAATTATGGAAAGAACGAAAAACAGACCAACGATGACCGGGAAAATTTCTGGTAAACGTGCACTAATGGTTGCACTTGTGCTAGGTGTCGTCGGAACAATTATGTTATTTATGACGACTTGGCAAGCAGGGGTTCTTGGTGTTATTGGGGTCTTTTTGTATGTAGTCGTTTATTCACTTTATGCGAAAAGAAAATTAGTTAGTAATACCGTAATTGGTAGTTTTTCAGGAGCTGTACCGCCGTTAATTGGTTGGTTTGCAGTTGAACCATCATTTAGTATTGTGCCAATTATGCTATTTCTTGTGATGTTTTGCTGGCAACCACCGCATTTTTATGCGATTGCTATTAAACGGAAAGAAGAATATGCTGCGGCTGGAATCCCAATGTTACCTGTTGTAAAAGGGATTGAACGCACGAAAAAAAGTATGTTTTTCTGGGTGATTTTATTAACCGTATTGCCATTCTTTATGTTTGATTTAGGGCTTGTATATGTTATTTTAGCAACCTTACTTAATATCGGTTGGCTCGCACTAAGCATTTACGGATTTAAAATGGACGACAGCATCAAATGGGCAAAATGGATGTTTGTTTACTCGCTAAACTACATGACAATTTTATTTGTTGCGATGGTCGTTATTTCGATTTTCTTATAA
- a CDS encoding COX15/CtaA family protein translates to MKKFLKVWSVLTIICMTVVVFGGALVTKTGSADGCGNSWPLCNGQLVRLTDVTPEKLIEFMHRMTTGISSIFVIVLAICAWIYMKNRRETKPLAIIAVLFLIIQALMGMAAVVWGQNPYIMALHFGISIICYASIVLLALMIFEVDRKFDARNLVMGTKLRINIYALTIYTYLAVYTGALVRHEKASMAVPVWPFENGHFIMPTSVQDYVQYFHRLAAFILIVWLLYVTWLVFRDYRRYRVLTFSMVLSLVFIALQAVTGALSVYTGVNLYIALAHSLIITMLFALLCYLCLLASRSKSNRLRIK, encoded by the coding sequence ATGAAAAAATTCTTAAAAGTTTGGTCCGTACTAACGATTATTTGTATGACAGTCGTTGTGTTTGGCGGGGCGCTGGTGACGAAAACTGGTTCAGCAGATGGTTGTGGTAATAGCTGGCCACTTTGTAATGGACAATTAGTTCGTTTAACAGATGTTACCCCTGAAAAACTCATTGAATTCATGCACCGAATGACAACGGGAATCAGTTCGATTTTTGTTATTGTATTAGCGATTTGTGCTTGGATTTATATGAAAAATCGTCGTGAAACAAAACCGCTTGCAATTATCGCTGTGTTATTTTTAATTATTCAAGCGTTAATGGGAATGGCAGCAGTTGTATGGGGACAAAATCCGTACATCATGGCGCTCCACTTTGGTATTTCCATCATTTGTTATGCGTCGATCGTGTTACTTGCCTTAATGATTTTTGAGGTGGACAGGAAATTTGATGCTAGAAATCTTGTCATGGGGACAAAATTACGCATTAATATATACGCGCTAACGATTTACACGTATTTAGCCGTTTATACTGGTGCACTTGTACGCCACGAAAAAGCAAGTATGGCTGTTCCGGTTTGGCCGTTTGAAAATGGGCACTTTATTATGCCTACTTCAGTACAAGATTATGTTCAGTATTTCCACAGATTAGCCGCATTTATTTTAATTGTTTGGTTGCTTTATGTAACTTGGCTTGTGTTCCGCGATTATAGAAGATACCGCGTGTTAACTTTTAGTATGGTATTGTCGCTTGTGTTTATCGCTCTTCAAGCGGTTACTGGTGCGCTTTCTGTTTATACAGGAGTGAACTTGTATATCGCACTGGCACATAGCTTAATTATTACAATGCTCTTCGCCTTACTTTGCTACCTATGCTTACTCGCATCAAGAAGTAAAAGTAATCGGCTACGAATTAAATAA
- a CDS encoding potassium channel family protein has product MDKTKRKMIYEIFMLGLILLSLALLPYRNNFTFILNWIIWVIFTLDYFVRFHRADDKWHYVKTHPFQLIAIIPFYGGFRAARIVSFVHLLSITAMGRRYIMPIYSFFRSNGLSRFLMIFVLLVIIIPVPMVFIEPEINNYPDALWWAIVTATTVGYGDIVPVTPIGRILASIMMLFGIAFIGMITSTLTNFFRAKKTSTSSTQRASKITQLIADTPDLTEEEIAVVEQFLTLRKNELINETKKSDSE; this is encoded by the coding sequence TTGGATAAAACAAAGAGAAAAATGATTTATGAGATTTTTATGCTTGGTCTCATACTACTTTCCCTTGCCCTATTGCCGTACAGAAACAACTTTACTTTTATTTTAAATTGGATTATTTGGGTGATATTTACATTAGATTATTTTGTTAGGTTTCACCGAGCAGATGATAAGTGGCATTATGTAAAAACGCATCCTTTCCAGCTGATTGCAATTATTCCTTTTTACGGTGGGTTCAGAGCGGCGCGGATTGTAAGTTTTGTCCATCTTCTAAGTATTACTGCGATGGGAAGACGTTATATTATGCCGATTTATAGCTTTTTCCGTTCCAATGGATTAAGTCGATTTTTAATGATTTTTGTGTTACTCGTGATTATTATTCCTGTTCCAATGGTTTTTATTGAACCTGAAATAAACAACTATCCTGATGCACTTTGGTGGGCAATCGTTACGGCGACCACTGTGGGCTATGGCGATATTGTTCCAGTCACACCAATCGGGCGAATTTTGGCATCGATAATGATGCTATTTGGGATAGCGTTTATTGGGATGATAACTAGTACTTTAACCAACTTTTTCCGCGCTAAAAAAACGTCTACTTCTAGCACACAACGCGCAAGTAAGATCACCCAATTAATTGCCGATACACCAGATTTAACGGAAGAAGAAATTGCAGTAGTTGAGCAATTTTTAACACTGAGAAAAAATGAATTAATAAACGAAACCAAAAAAAGTGATAGCGAATGA
- a CDS encoding MOSC domain-containing protein, which produces MKPKIIHLAVGKPKNLTLPSNKRMMTGIEKKLVKKAQLTMNGFENDAPHNLKYHGGVDRTVCIYPYEHYAKWAEMFGEELQVTAFGENLIVTNMLESTVQIGDKFQIGETVIQVTEARNPCSTIEKFNGIPNLYKAIRETGLTGYLCRTITPGEISESAEMKQIHQESHGVTVAFCHEKVLHKKGTQEDFERILAVQALSERYRNQVEKLIKK; this is translated from the coding sequence ATGAAACCGAAAATCATCCATTTAGCAGTTGGAAAACCAAAAAATTTAACCCTTCCAAGTAATAAACGAATGATGACTGGAATTGAAAAAAAGCTCGTTAAAAAAGCCCAATTAACTATGAATGGCTTTGAAAACGATGCACCTCATAATTTGAAATATCACGGTGGTGTGGATCGAACTGTATGCATTTATCCATATGAGCATTACGCAAAATGGGCTGAAATGTTTGGGGAAGAATTACAAGTAACCGCGTTTGGTGAGAATCTCATTGTCACTAATATGTTAGAAAGTACGGTCCAAATCGGTGATAAATTTCAAATTGGCGAAACCGTAATACAAGTAACAGAAGCACGAAATCCGTGTAGCACGATTGAGAAATTTAATGGAATACCAAATCTCTATAAAGCAATTCGCGAAACGGGTTTAACAGGTTATCTGTGCCGAACAATTACCCCAGGGGAAATTAGTGAATCAGCTGAAATGAAACAAATTCATCAAGAGTCGCACGGAGTAACAGTTGCCTTTTGTCATGAAAAAGTATTGCATAAAAAAGGCACACAAGAAGACTTTGAGCGGATTTTAGCTGTTCAGGCTTTATCCGAACGTTACCGGAATCAAGTCGAAAAGCTAATAAAAAAGTGA
- a CDS encoding YcnI family protein — protein sequence MKKIISSLVVLLAVFIIPFEANAHVSVLPSESTVDSWETYTMKVPSEKDAASKKIVLKVAKGVSFESYEPVPGWTTTVDKKNSTVTWQTEGNGIEKGQFQRFSFIAKNPSEEGEVAWNAYQYYEDGSIVEWVGAEDSETPHATTKILKDSSKQTTGSHGEMVAGAENTAGDTSESNDNTILLWTALAIGVLALITSILAILSRKK from the coding sequence ATGAAAAAAATTATTAGTTCGCTCGTCGTTTTATTAGCAGTTTTTATTATTCCATTTGAGGCAAATGCGCATGTGTCAGTTTTACCAAGTGAGTCCACTGTTGACTCTTGGGAAACTTATACAATGAAAGTACCTTCCGAAAAAGACGCTGCATCAAAGAAAATCGTTTTAAAAGTAGCGAAAGGTGTTTCATTCGAATCATATGAACCCGTTCCCGGCTGGACGACTACAGTAGATAAGAAAAACAGTACAGTGACATGGCAAACGGAAGGCAACGGGATTGAAAAGGGTCAATTCCAACGTTTTAGTTTTATCGCCAAAAATCCAAGTGAAGAAGGAGAAGTTGCTTGGAATGCCTACCAATATTATGAAGATGGCTCTATTGTCGAGTGGGTTGGCGCAGAAGATTCCGAAACCCCTCATGCAACAACGAAAATTTTGAAAGACTCATCCAAACAAACAACTGGCTCACACGGAGAAATGGTTGCAGGAGCCGAGAATACTGCTGGGGATACAAGCGAGTCTAATGACAATACCATTTTGCTATGGACGGCGCTTGCCATTGGTGTGCTCGCATTAATTACAAGCATTCTTGCTATCTTAAGCCGAAAAAAATAA